The Mytilus trossulus isolate FHL-02 chromosome 3, PNRI_Mtr1.1.1.hap1, whole genome shotgun sequence genome contains a region encoding:
- the LOC134712498 gene encoding myosin-VIIa-like isoform X7, with the protein MVILSKGDHVWLEPETKGEFVVAIGGRVKFTQSGKIQVIDDDGKEVWLDGKTQIKHMHPTSVEGIEDMIGLGDLNEAGILRNLFTRYMENLIYTFTGSILVAVNPYQVLPIYTSEQIKLYSDRKIGELPPHVFAIADNSYYNMKRYRHDQCIIISGESGAGKTESTKLILQFLAAVSGHHSWIAQQILEANPIMEAFGNAKTIRNDNSSRFGKYIDIHFNEKGTIEGSRIEQYLLEKSRIVNQAHDERNYHIFYCMLAGLSADERKQLDLKDATHYYYLTQGGDISVEQRDDGKEFADIRSAMKVLTFSDAEIWEIFKILSFLLHIGNIKYSEIEMDNIEASEIIDIQYVNKAGKSLEVRAQDLIDALTTRTIITRGESVTVTMPPEGSCDVRDAFVKGVYGRMFVWIVDKINLAIYKPKKSPNQFRSSIGVLDIFGFESFDHNSFEQLCINYANENLQQFFVQHIFKLEQEEYNNEGISWKHIEFIDNQDTLDLIGAKPMNIISLVDEESKFPKGTDQTMLNKLHQQHGTNKNYIKPKAEISVMFGLNHFAGLVFYDCRGFLEKNRDTFSPDLLQLIQSSSNKFIVNLFKHDIEIGADTRKRAPTLGAQFKKSLDSLMKTLEACQPFFVRCIKPNEYKRPLDFDRELCCKQLRYSGMMETIRIRRAGYPIRHRFRDFVDRYRILANGIGPSHKEDCRLASEKICKAVLQGMDFQLGRTKVFLKDAQDVYLEQQRELALTRKILILQKTIRAWHCRRRFLKMKGSCVTIQTTWRSYIERKRFLLMRQGYQRLQAMIRSRILTARFNAMRGIIIDVQRYCRGFIVRKWASRRMESVVKIQALVRTMIAQKKYRRQKIEYRKRVEAEQLKKQEEAVLKKKMTDKKAKIEAEKIYQERLARIGDEVIMAEVEDKKRAEQKKKEIAEAERLKDEPVSESKLIDELFGDVHDRDTGEGPVSFKDLEHRRREIMNGELDLDAPPLPMPEDEEDISEYKFAKFTAMYFQGNNNHTYIRRTLKEPLLPLKNDGDKLAALAVWITILRFMGDLPEPKYMAAVADTRDTTPVMTKIYSTLGRKFNKKDLEEAQQMGFNIENEPMNMRQGKRSMRKKLVSLTLKKKSKITEDVREKLAQEYDVGFTSGGNALLDDRPTSNLEKLHFIIGHGILRPDLRDEIYCQICKQLTQNPSKSSHARGWILLSLCVGCFAPSDKFLKYLRNFIHEGPPGYAPYCEERLRRTFANGTRNQPPSWLELQATKSKKPLMLPITFMDGNTKTLLADSATTAKELCQQLAEKIGLKDQFGFSLYIALFDKVSSLGGGGDHVMDAISQCEQYAKEQGAQERNAPWRLFFRKEIFAPWHDPGEDLTATTLIYQQVVRGIKFGEYRCDKDDDLAMIAAQQYYIEHGSGVNMDRLSNLLASYIPDSSLSKPNAMNQYINLVTQKLKTNYFSNERIKPNKVKEDIVSYAKYKWPLLFSRFYEAYKFAGPSLPKNDVIIAVNWTGVYVVDDQEQVLLELSFPEITAVSSSRTGKMHGQSFTLATVKSDEYTFTSPNAEDIRDLVVTFLEGLKKRSKYVIALQDYVPPGDGGSFLTFNKGDLIVLNQQSGESVMNSGWCVGECIRTSQKGDFPAECVYVLPTITKPPMEILNLFMQSGDQAEKMLASNTQDTPVDQGEKPYTLEEYSYDHFRPPPKRTLSKTLSTARRKRPDDLWRYSKEPLKQPLLKKLLGKDDLCQEACMCYLAILKYMGDHPSKRGRVANEHTDQIYEPPLRSEILRDEIYCQLMKQLTENRNEISDRRGWELMWLATGCFVPSTNLVKELYSFLRSKSKNQIAQDCVHRVQKTLRNGTRKYPPHQVEVEAIQHKTTQILHKVYFPDDTDEAFEVESSTRAKDFCHNIATKLMLTSSEGFSLFVKIADKVISVPEGDFFFDFVRHLTDWIRKARPSRDGAPPSFTYQVFFMKKLWTNTVPGKDRQADIIFHYHQELPKLLRGYHKCSEEEASILAALIYRVKFGDNKAGLANIPRLLRELVPSDLVKKQSPDDWKRGIITHFNKNGGMSPEDAKIEFLKVIYKWPTFGSAFFEVKQQTEPQYPEILLIAINKNGMNLIDPKSKDILATHPFTKISNWSSGNTYFHTTIGNLVRGSKLLCETSLGYKMDDLLTSYISLMLTNMNRQKTIKK; encoded by the exons GGAGACCATGTGTGGCTGGAGCCAGAGACGAAGGGAGAATTTGTTGTGGCCATTGGAGGGAGGGTCAAGTTCACACAGTCTGGTAAGATCCAAGTGATCGATGATGATGGCAAAGAAGTATGGCTGGATGGGAAGACACAGATCAAACACATGCACCCTACATCAGTGGAAGGAATCGAAGACATGATTGGGTTAGGTGATCTAAACGAGGCTGGAATCCTGAGGAATTTGTTTACAAGATACATGGAAAATCTTATATAC ACATTCACAGGTTCCATCCTTGTAGCTGTTAACCCATACCAAGTTCTTCCTATCTACACCAGTGAACAGATTAAACTGTACAGTGACAGGAAAATAGGAGAGTTACCTCCTCATGTATTTGCCATAGCAGATAATTCATACTATAACATGAAAAGATACAGACATGACCAATGTATTATTATCAG tGGTGAATCAGGTGCTGGTAAAACAGAAAGTACAAAGCTAATTCTACAGTTCTTAGCTGCTGTCAGTGGTCATCACTCATGGATTGCTCAACAAATTCTAGAGGCTAACCCTATTATGGAAG CCTTTGGAAATGCCAAGACCATTAGAAATGACAATTCTAGTAGATTTGGTAAATACATAGACATTCACTTCAATGAGAAAGGAACAATAGAGGGCTCAAGAATAGAACAATACTTGTTAGAGAAGTCGAGAATAGTTAACCAGGCACATGATGAGAGGAATTATCATATATTCTACTGTATGTTGGCTGGACTGTCAGCTGATGAAAGAAAACAGTTAGATCTCAAAGATGCAACCCATTATTATTATCTAACACAG GGAGGAGACATTAGTGTGGAACAGAGGGATGACGGAAAAGAATTTGCTGACATCCGATCAGCTATGAAAGTATTGACATTTAGTGATGCAGAAATCtgggaaattttcaaaattctgtcTTTTCTACTTCATAttggaaatataaaatacagTG aAATTGAAATGGACAATATTGAAGCCAGTGAAATCATAGATATACAGTATGTCAACAAAGCTGGAAAATCATTAGAG GTCAGAGCTCAAGATTTGATAGATGCATTGACAACCAGGACAATCATAACACGAGGAGAAAGTGTGACTGTTACCATGCCACCAGAAGGGTCATGTGATGTCAGAGATGCCTTTGTGAAAGGTGTCTATGGTAGAATGTTTGTGTGGATTGTAGACAAGATTAACTTGGCCATATACAAACCTAAGAAATCTCCAAACCAGTTTAGATCTAGTATTGGTGTGCTGGATATATTTGGATTTGAAAGTTTTGATCACAACAG CTTTGAACAGCTGTGTATTAACTATGCCAATGAAAATCTTCAACAGTTCTTTgttcaacatatatttaaacttgaacag gaaGAATATAATAATGAAGGCATCAGTTGGAAACACATAGAATTCATTGACAATCAAGATACACTGGATTTGATTGGTGCAAAACCAATGAATATTATATCGCTGGTCGATGAAGAGAGTAAATTTCCTAAG GGCACAGATCAGACTATGTTGAACAAACTTCATCAACAGCATGGtactaataaaaattatattaaaccTAAAGCAGAAATCAGTGTCATGTTTGGTCTCAACCACTTTGCTGGATTGGTGTTCTATGATTGTAGAG GCTTTTTGGAGAAGAATCGAGACACATTTAGTCCAGATCTTTTACAGTTGATTCAGTCTTCTAGCAATAAATTCATTGTGAATCTATTTAAACATGACATAGAAATAGGAGCAGACACAAGAAAGAGAGCACCAACTCTTGGAGCCCAGTTCAAAAAATCTCTAGACTCATTGATGAAGACATTAGAAGCTTGTCAACCATTCTTTGTTAGATGTATCAAACCTAATGAATATAAGCGGCCATTG GATTTTGACCGAGAACTATGCTGTAAACAGTTAAGATATTCTGGTATGATGGAGACTATCAGAATCAGAAGAGCAGGGTATCCCATAAGACATAGATTTAGGGACTTTGTAGACCGATACAGAATATTAGCAAATGGCATTGGACCATCTCATAAAGAAGATTGTCGGTTGGCAtcagaaaaaatatgtaaagcTGTTTTACAGGGAATGGATTTTCAACTTGGTAGAACTAAAGTTTTCTTAAAG gATGCTCAAGATGTGTATCTAGAACAACAAAGAGAACTCGCCTTAACAAGGAAAATTCTAATTCTGCAAAAGACCATTAGAGCGTGGCATTgcaggagaagattcttgaaaatGAAGGGAAGTTGTGTCACTATACAGACTACTTGGAGATCATACATTGAAAGAAAACGCTTCTTATTG ATGAGACAGGGTTACCAGAGATTACAAGCTATGATCAGATCCAGAATTCTAACAGCCAGGTTTAATGCTATGAGAGGAATCATCATTGATGTTCAG AGATACTGCCGAGGCTTCATAGTACGGAAATGGGCCTCCAGGAGAATGGAGTCAGTAGTTAAGATTCAGGCTTTAGTCAGAACAATGATAGCACAGAAAAAATACAGAAGACAGAAAATAGAA TACAGAAAACGTGTAGAAGCAGAACAACTGAAAAAACAAGAGGAAGCTGTTCTGAAAAAGAAGATGACTGACAAAAAGGCTAAAATTGAAGCCGAGAAAATTTACCAG GAGCGTTTGGCAAGAATTGGGGATGAAGTCATTATGGCTGAAGTTGAAGATAAAAAGAGGGCTGAACAGAAGAAAAAAGAGATTGCAGAAGCAGAGAGATTGAAGGATGAACCTGTCAGTGAAAGTAAACTG ATTGATGAGTTATTTGGAGACGTTCATGATAGAGATACTGGAGAGGGACCTGTGTCTTTTAAG GATTTAGAACACAGAAGAAGAGAGATAATGAATGGAGAGCTAGATTTAGATGCCCCTCCCCTCCCAATGCCGGAGGATGAGGAGGACATATCAGAATATAAGTTTGCTAAGTTTACTGCTATGTACTTCCAAGGGAATAATAATCATACTTACATCAGACGAACATTAAAAGAACCATTACTGCCATTGAAGAATGATGGAGATAAGCTG gCTGCATTAGCTGTGTGGATAACTATTTTAAGATTCATGGGAGATTTACCTGAACCAAAATATATGGCAGCTGTGGCTGATACAAGA GACACTACTCCTGTAATGACAAAAATCTACTCCACATTGGGCAGAAAATTCAACAAGAAAGATTTGGAGGAGGCCCAACAGATGGGCTTTAATATT GAAAATGAACCCATGAACATGAGACAAGGCAAGAGAAGCATGAGGAAGAAACTTGTGTCCTTGACATTGAAGAAAAAGTCCAAAATAACAGAGGATGTCCGGGAGAAATTGGCACAGGAATATGATGTTGGTTTCACATCTGGAGGAAATGCTCTCTTGGATGACAGACCTACATCAAACTTAGaaaaacttcattttatcaTAGGACATGGTATTCTGAGACCAGATTTAag AGACGAGATTTACTGCCAGATATGTAAACAGTTAACACAGAACCCATCAAAGTCCAGTCATGCAAGAGGTTGGATCTTGTTATCACTTTGTGTTGGATGTTTTGCCCCATCAGATAAG TTTCTAAAATATCTTAGGAATTTCATACATGAAGGTCCACCTGGATATGCACCTTATTGTGAAGAGAGATTAAGGAGAACATTTGCAAATGGAACAAGAAACCAGCCTCCAAGTTGGTTAGAATTACAAGCCACAAAATCTAAAAAGCCATTGATGCTTCCCATTACATTCATGGATGGtaatacaaaaacattattaGCAGATTCAGCAACTACTGCCAAAGAACTCTGTCAACAATTAGCAGAGAAAATAGGATTAAAAGATCAATTTGGATTCTCATTGTATATAGCATTATTTGACAag GTATCTTCTCTTGGTGGAGGTGGTGACCATGTAATGGATGCCATATCTCAGTGTGAACAATATGCCAAAGAACAAGGTGCTCAGGAACGTAATGCTCCGTGGAGATTGTTTTTCAGGAAGGAGATCTTTGCTCCATGGCACGATCCTGGTGAAGATTTAACAGCAACCACATTAATCTATCAGCAAGTAGTCAGGGGTATCAAGTTTGGTGAATACAGATGTGATAAG GATGATGATTTAGCCATGATTGCTGCCCAGCAGTACTACATAGAACATGGTAGTGGAGTTAACATGGACAGATTATCTAACTTGTTAGCCTCATACATCCCAGACTCATCACTCAGTAAACCTAATGCTATGAATCAGTACATAAATCTGGTTactcaaaaacttaaaacaaattatttctcTAATGAAAGGATTAAACCAAACAAAGTGAAGGAAGACATTGTAAGCTATGCAAAATACAAGTGGCCATTATTGTTTTCACGCTTTTATGAAGCCTATAAATTTGCTGGCCCTAGCTTGCCAAAGAATGATGTGATTATTGCTGTGAATTGGACTGGTGTATATGTTGTGGATGACCAGGAACAAGTTTTACTAGAGTTGTCTTTCCCTGAAATCACTGCTGTTTCCAGTAGTAG AACTGGGAAAATGCATGGACAGAGCTTTACATTAGCTACTGTGAAATCTGATGAATATACATTTACTTCCCCTAATGCTGAGGACATCAGAGATTTAGTGGTTACTTTTCTAGAGGGTCTGAAAAAACGCTCCAAATATGTGATAGCATTGCAAGATTATGTTCCACCAG GTGATGGTGGTTCTTTCTTGACCTTCAACAAGGGAGATTTAATTGTATTGAACCAACAAAGTGGTGAGTCTGTGATGAACTCTGGATGGTGTGTAGGAGAGTGTATCAGAACTTCACAGAAAGGAGATTTCCCTGCTGAATGTGTTTATGTGCTTCCAACTATTACTAAACCACCCATGGAAATCCTT AACTTATTTATGCAATCTGGTGACCAAGCTGAAAAAATGCTGGCGTCTAACACCCAAGACACCCCAGTAGACCAAGGAGAAAAACCTTACACCTTAGAGGAATACTCATATGATCATTTCAG GCCACCACCAAAGAGAACATTATCAAAGACATTATCAACAGCCAGACGGAAGAGACCAGATGATTTATGGAGATACAGCAAAGAACCATTAAAGCAACCTCTACTTAAAAAGTTACTTGGCAAAGATGACTTGTGTCAAGAAGCTTGCATGTGTTACTTAG CTATTTTGAAATACATGGGAGATCATCCATCCAAACGTGGACGTGTAGCCAATGAACATACAGACCAGATATATGAACCACCATTAAGAAGT GAGATTTTGAGAGATGAAATTTACTGCCAGTTGATGAAACAGTTGACTGAAAATAGAAATGA GATCAGTGATAGGAGAGGCTGGGAGTTAATGTGGCTGGCCACAGGATGCTTTGTACCCAGTACAAATCTTGTTAAAGAATTATATAGCTTCCTCAGATCAAAGAGTAAAAATCAAATAGCTCAAGATTGTGTTCATAGAGTTCAGAAGACACTAAG gAATGGTACAAGAAAATACCCACCACATCAGGTAGAAGTTGAAGCCATACAACATAAGACCACTCAGATCTTACATAAAGTTTACTTCCCTGATGACACAGATGAG GCATTTGAAGTAGAATCTAGCACCAGAGCCAAAGATTTCTGTCACAATATAGCTACAAAGTTAATGTTAACTTCATCTGAAGGATTCagtttatttgtcaaaattgcTGATAAAG TGATAAGTGTTCCTGAAGGAGATTTCTTCTTTGACTTTGTCAGACATTTGACAGATTGGATCAGAAAAGCCAGACCATCCAGAGATG GAGCGCCACCGTCTTTTACATATCAAGTATTCTTCATGAAGAAGTTATGGACGAACACAGTTCCTGGTAAAGACAGACAAGCTGATATCATCTTCCATTATCATCAG GAGTTGCCTAAACTTTTGAGAGGATATCATAAATGCAGTGAAGAGGAGGCATCAATACTAGCTGCTTTGATATACAGGGTCAAGTTTGGTGATAACAAGGCTGGCTTAGCAAACATACC GCGATTATTACGAGAGTTAGTTCCCAGTGATTTAGTAAAGAAACAATCACCAGATGACTGGAAACGG GGCATAATAAcccattttaacaaaaatggtGGAATGTCTCCTGAAGACGCCAAGATTGAGTTCTTAAAGGTGATTTACAAATGGCCAACATTTGGTTCTGCATTCTTTGAAGTTAAG caaCAGACAGAGCCACAGTACCCAGAGATTTTATTAATTGCAATTAACAAAAATGGAATGAATCTAATTGATCCTAAATCAAAG GATATCCTAGCCACACATCCATTTACAAAGATATCAAACTGGAGTAGTGGTAATACTTATTTCCATACAACTATTGGTAACTTAGTACGAGGAAGTAAATTGTTGTGTGAAACATCATTG